One Campylobacter sp. RM16192 genomic region harbors:
- a CDS encoding TatD family hydrolase, translating into MIIDTHCHLDDNRYDEDLDTVMQNTYSGGIGGVLIPGADIKDLPKAARIANAYKNVFFAVGVHPYHIDDFDENELRKFANDDKCIAVGECGLDYFRLPKDESEKLAEKESQKRVFKAQLDLAVELNLPVILHIRDSNEDCYNILKEYASRLKGAVLHCYNASPLLLELSKFGNFYFGIGGVLTFKNAKNLVEILPKIPLDRLLIETDAPYLTPEPYRGRRNEPFYTQFVAQRMSEILDLEKEEIIRITTQNAKMLFGNFNTE; encoded by the coding sequence ATGATAATAGATACTCATTGTCATCTTGATGATAATAGATACGATGAAGATCTTGATACGGTTATGCAAAATACCTATAGTGGCGGCATTGGTGGGGTTTTGATACCTGGTGCTGATATTAAAGATTTACCAAAAGCTGCTAGAATAGCCAATGCTTATAAAAATGTTTTTTTCGCAGTCGGAGTTCATCCGTATCATATAGATGATTTTGATGAGAATGAGTTGCGTAAATTTGCTAATGATGACAAATGCATAGCTGTAGGTGAATGCGGACTTGATTATTTTAGGCTGCCAAAAGATGAGAGTGAGAAATTAGCCGAGAAAGAGTCTCAGAAGAGAGTTTTTAAGGCTCAGCTTGATTTAGCTGTAGAGCTTAATCTGCCTGTAATTTTGCATATTAGAGACTCTAATGAGGATTGTTATAATATATTAAAAGAGTATGCAAGTAGGCTAAAAGGAGCGGTTTTGCATTGTTATAACGCATCGCCATTACTTTTAGAGCTTAGTAAATTTGGAAATTTTTATTTTGGAATCGGTGGAGTTTTAACATTTAAAAATGCTAAAAATTTAGTAGAAATTTTACCAAAAATTCCGCTAGATAGATTGCTTATAGAGACAGATGCTCCTTATCTTACGCCTGAACCGTATAGAGGTAGGAGAAATGAGCCTTTTTATACGCAATTTGTAGCACAAAGAATGAGTGAAATTTTAGATTTAGAAAAAGAGGAGATAATTAGAATAACCACTCAAAATGCTAAAATGCTTTTTGGAAATTTTAATACCGAATAA
- a CDS encoding GGDEF domain-containing response regulator, whose protein sequence is MKKSRILIVEDNKSLAKLIAKKMEGNVEMDIDVAHSMAEAEVFLAKPSEYFIALLDLNLPDAPNGEIVDYVISKGIAAIVLTGSLDPKTREIFIHKDIVDYVYKSNMDDINYIFQMINRLIKNKQYKVMIIEDSMPFRNNIKKILTSLQFQVFTAAHGEEAMSYFADHPDIKLVITDYRMPIKDGLGVLKELRKENDKNNLGIIVITSPKEEVNASIFLKNGANDFIAKPFEKEEFICRIHNTIEAIENINRIANFANHDFLTGVYNRRYFYANMEEYLSKHEEFFEPYAIAMLDIDHFKSINDTYGHDGGDKVLQFLAKKLVDETKGNDIVARFGGEEFCIVLKNISKEEAIKFFVNLRSNIASQSITLKKESFKFTVSIGVAFGRSDYSLDEILEFADDALYEAKENGRNRVEVAG, encoded by the coding sequence ATGAAAAAAAGTAGAATTTTAATAGTTGAAGACAATAAGTCATTGGCAAAACTTATTGCAAAAAAGATGGAAGGTAACGTCGAAATGGATATAGACGTAGCCCATAGTATGGCTGAAGCGGAAGTTTTTTTAGCTAAACCAAGTGAATATTTTATAGCCCTGCTTGATCTAAATTTGCCTGACGCTCCAAATGGAGAGATTGTAGATTATGTTATTTCAAAAGGTATTGCGGCGATAGTGCTAACAGGAAGTCTTGATCCTAAGACTAGAGAAATATTTATACATAAAGATATAGTAGATTATGTTTACAAGAGCAACATGGATGATATAAACTATATATTTCAAATGATAAATAGGCTTATTAAAAATAAGCAGTATAAGGTTATGATCATTGAAGATTCGATGCCTTTTAGAAATAATATTAAAAAAATTCTAACAAGTCTTCAGTTTCAGGTATTTACAGCCGCTCATGGCGAGGAGGCTATGAGCTATTTTGCCGATCACCCCGATATAAAGCTTGTTATAACTGATTATAGAATGCCTATTAAGGATGGCCTTGGAGTTTTAAAAGAGCTTAGAAAAGAAAACGACAAGAATAATCTTGGAATAATAGTTATTACATCTCCAAAAGAGGAGGTTAACGCCTCTATATTTCTTAAAAATGGAGCAAATGATTTTATCGCAAAGCCTTTTGAAAAAGAGGAATTTATATGCAGGATACATAATACCATAGAGGCTATAGAAAATATTAATAGAATTGCAAATTTTGCGAATCATGATTTTTTGACAGGTGTTTATAATAGAAGGTATTTTTATGCCAATATGGAGGAGTATTTAAGTAAGCATGAGGAATTCTTTGAACCTTACGCGATAGCTATGCTTGACATAGATCATTTTAAGAGTATTAATGATACATATGGTCATGATGGTGGAGATAAAGTACTGCAATTTTTGGCAAAAAAATTAGTCGATGAGACAAAAGGAAATGATATTGTAGCTAGATTTGGAGGGGAGGAATTTTGTATAGTTCTTAAAAATATCTCCAAAGAAGAGGCTATTAAATTTTTTGTAAATTTAAGATCTAATATTGCGTCTCAATCCATAACTCTAAAAAAAGAGAGTTTTAAATTTACCGTTTCTATCGGTGTTGCATTTGGAAGAAGCGATTATTCTTTAGATGAAATTTTAGAATTTGCAGATGATGCACTATATGAAGCTAAGGAGAATGGTAGAAATAGGGTAGAGGTAGCTGGATGA
- a CDS encoding AAA family ATPase, translating to MIERLLIKEYLNFDSVELKFKEGLSVFTGVSGAGKSVLMSAIMAVFGLKDSDAKLIEADVEYKFSAEEYGIESEQINTFKLFRDKATRYFINSQAISKKNLASIAKEHIKYLSAKEINEFENERFLNLLDIAESKKNGEFLKFKQEFEAKFKEFDQISKELQNIIEDERRIEELKEFASFEISKIESVSPKVGEFEELMEIKKRLSKKDKINEAWSRAEAVFHAERAVIDALNISDIDASFFEECMNELRVARDNLNMDELEDIDIEGVLDRIEALNSLIRRYGSIEEALELLQKRKVELNKYQNISFEKSLLEDKFNALKSEINDMSSKLTKARSENLKELEELINSYLKELYMSKITLKISQKPLDKFGVDEITLSLNETNLKNLSSGELNRLRLAFIASETQISGSGEGVIILDEIDANLSGKEAMSIANVLLNLAKFYQIFAISHQPQLSSKANSHFLVEKLEEKSIVRELENSERISELARMISGEKITNEALNFARQLLES from the coding sequence ATGATTGAGAGGCTTTTGATAAAGGAATATCTAAATTTTGATAGCGTGGAGCTTAAATTTAAGGAAGGGCTTAGCGTATTTACAGGCGTAAGCGGTGCGGGCAAGTCGGTTTTGATGAGTGCGATAATGGCTGTTTTTGGGCTTAAGGATAGCGACGCAAAGCTGATTGAAGCGGATGTGGAGTATAAATTTAGCGCTGAAGAATATGGTATAGAAAGCGAGCAGATAAATACATTTAAGCTGTTTAGAGATAAGGCGACAAGGTATTTTATAAACTCTCAAGCTATCTCAAAGAAAAATCTCGCCTCAATCGCAAAAGAGCATATAAAATATCTGTCCGCCAAAGAGATAAACGAGTTTGAAAACGAGAGATTTTTAAATTTACTTGATATCGCCGAAAGTAAAAAAAACGGAGAATTTTTAAAATTTAAGCAGGAATTTGAGGCAAAATTTAAGGAATTTGATCAAATTTCAAAAGAGTTGCAAAATATAATAGAGGATGAAAGAAGGATTGAGGAGCTTAAGGAATTTGCAAGCTTTGAGATATCAAAAATAGAGTCGGTTAGCCCAAAAGTAGGCGAATTTGAAGAGCTTATGGAGATAAAAAAACGCCTTAGTAAAAAAGATAAGATAAATGAAGCTTGGAGTAGGGCCGAAGCCGTATTTCACGCTGAAAGAGCCGTCATAGATGCGCTAAATATCAGCGATATAGATGCTAGCTTTTTTGAGGAGTGCATGAACGAGCTTAGAGTAGCGCGCGACAATCTAAATATGGACGAGCTTGAAGATATCGATATAGAGGGTGTGCTAGATAGGATAGAGGCGCTAAATTCGCTCATCAGAAGATACGGCAGCATAGAAGAGGCGCTTGAGCTACTTCAAAAACGAAAAGTAGAGCTTAATAAATACCAAAACATAAGCTTTGAAAAAAGCTTGCTTGAAGATAAATTTAACGCTTTAAAAAGCGAGATTAACGATATGTCAAGCAAGCTTACAAAGGCAAGGAGTGAAAATTTAAAAGAGCTTGAAGAGCTTATAAATTCATATCTTAAAGAGCTTTATATGAGTAAAATCACTCTTAAGATAAGCCAAAAGCCGCTTGATAAATTCGGTGTTGATGAGATAACTTTAAGCTTAAACGAGACTAATTTAAAAAATTTAAGCTCGGGCGAACTGAATCGCTTACGACTTGCCTTTATAGCAAGTGAAACGCAAATTTCAGGAAGCGGAGAAGGGGTCATAATCCTTGATGAGATAGATGCGAATTTAAGCGGAAAAGAGGCGATGAGTATCGCAAATGTGCTTTTAAATTTGGCGAAATTCTATCAGATTTTTGCCATATCGCACCAGCCTCAACTTAGCTCAAAAGCAAATTCTCACTTTTTGGTTGAAAAACTTGAAGAAAAATCGATCGTGAGAGAGCTTGAAAACAGCGAACGAATATCTGAGCTTGCTAGAATGATAAGCGGTGAAAAGATAACAAATGAGGCTTTAAATTTTGCTAGGCAACTTTTGGAGAGTTAA
- a CDS encoding NAD(+) kinase, which produces MKKEINLNFADVKNVGVVAKINGDLPKNLKTIKKILAKYKVQILLEKSCAKEVGEQGFELINLAKNCDFLISLGGDGTIISACRQSAEISPFVLGIHAGRLGFLTDITMDECEGFFKDFFAGKFEIETPYMLDVFMHKKSGEVAKKIAFNEAAILSSKSGSMTHIEALLNGKDFNSYFGDGVLICTPIGSTAYNMSANGPIIYPLSDVFAVTPICSHSLTQRPVVLPRGFEMKFKTKSDAILVIDGQDRFNMSNLDSISVTLSEKSAKFIRHIGRDYFQILKEKLHWGYND; this is translated from the coding sequence ATGAAAAAAGAGATAAATTTAAATTTTGCTGATGTGAAAAATGTCGGAGTTGTTGCTAAGATAAATGGCGATTTGCCTAAAAATTTAAAGACTATCAAGAAAATTTTAGCCAAATACAAAGTGCAAATTTTGCTTGAGAAAAGCTGTGCTAAAGAGGTTGGCGAGCAGGGTTTTGAGCTTATAAATTTGGCTAAGAATTGTGACTTTTTGATATCTTTAGGGGGAGACGGTACTATCATCTCGGCCTGCAGGCAGAGTGCTGAAATTTCGCCGTTTGTGCTTGGAATTCACGCCGGTAGGCTTGGATTTTTAACCGATATCACAATGGATGAGTGCGAAGGGTTTTTTAAGGACTTTTTCGCAGGAAAATTTGAGATAGAGACACCATATATGCTTGATGTTTTTATGCATAAAAAAAGTGGTGAAGTGGCTAAAAAGATCGCGTTTAACGAAGCTGCGATACTAAGTTCAAAATCAGGCTCCATGACTCACATCGAAGCGCTTTTAAACGGAAAAGATTTTAACTCATACTTTGGAGACGGCGTGCTCATCTGCACTCCGATAGGATCTACCGCTTACAACATGAGCGCAAACGGACCTATAATCTATCCGCTAAGCGATGTTTTTGCCGTGACTCCTATATGCTCTCATTCGCTTACTCAGCGTCCTGTCGTACTTCCAAGAGGGTTTGAGATGAAATTTAAGACTAAAAGCGATGCGATTTTGGTTATCGACGGGCAAGATCGCTTCAACATGTCAAATTTAGATAGCATAAGCGTGACATTAAGCGAAAAATCGGCAAAATTTATCCGCCATATCGGTAGAGATTACTTTCAAATTTTAAAAGAAAAACTTCACTGGGGTTATAATGATTGA
- the aspS gene encoding aspartate--tRNA ligase codes for MRSHYCAELSAADIGKEVDLCGWVNTYRDHGGVIFIDLRDRTGLIQLVCDPADSVSAHEVASKVRDEYVLRIKGKIRARGEGLVNPRLKTGEIEVVVSEVTVENPSEPLPFMINDNSVNEDIRLKYRFLDLRNERLQNIFKMRSKAAIAARNSLDRLGFIEFETPILTRATPEGARDYLVPSRVYPGQFYALPQSPQLFKQLLMCSGFDKYFQIAKCFRDEDLRADRQPEFTQIDIEMSFVEQEDILNMAEEVLKDTFAACGYDIKTPFRRMSYKEATEKYGSDKPDLRYDLAMVDVIDIFARSSNEIFANIAKDPKKNRIKALKVPNGDNIFSKREMNRFEEFVRKFGAQGLGYFQMKEDGLKGPLCKFFEEKDLQEIVDRCELKLGDVVFFGAGKKKIVLDYMGRFRIFLAEQMGIIDQDRMEFLWVLDFPMFEQNDDGSYSAMHHPFTCPKNIDEEDLEDILSIAHDVVLNGFELGGGSVRIHKNDVQQKVFKLLGIDEAEQREKFGFLLDALSFGAPPHGGIAIGFDRLVMLATKSTSIRDVIAFPKTQRAQCPMTKAPSEANSEQLRELGLRLREKTN; via the coding sequence ATGCGAAGCCATTATTGTGCAGAGCTTAGTGCGGCGGACATCGGCAAAGAAGTCGATCTTTGCGGCTGGGTAAATACTTATAGAGATCACGGCGGAGTTATCTTCATCGACTTAAGAGATAGGACTGGGCTAATCCAGCTGGTTTGCGACCCTGCTGATAGCGTAAGCGCTCATGAAGTCGCCTCAAAAGTGCGTGATGAGTATGTTTTAAGAATCAAAGGCAAGATAAGAGCGCGTGGCGAAGGGCTTGTAAACCCTAGGCTAAAGACAGGCGAAATCGAAGTGGTAGTAAGCGAAGTGACGGTAGAAAACCCGAGCGAACCGCTTCCGTTTATGATCAACGACAACTCGGTAAATGAGGACATCAGGCTTAAATACCGCTTTTTAGACCTCAGAAACGAGCGCTTGCAAAATATCTTTAAAATGCGCTCAAAGGCTGCGATCGCCGCTAGAAATTCGCTCGATCGCCTTGGCTTTATAGAGTTTGAAACTCCGATTTTAACTCGCGCTACACCTGAGGGTGCAAGAGACTATCTAGTACCAAGCCGTGTATATCCTGGGCAATTTTATGCACTTCCGCAAAGCCCGCAGCTGTTTAAGCAGCTTTTAATGTGCTCTGGCTTTGATAAATACTTCCAGATAGCAAAATGCTTTAGAGATGAGGATTTGCGCGCTGATCGCCAACCTGAATTTACGCAGATTGATATCGAGATGAGCTTTGTCGAGCAAGAAGATATCCTAAATATGGCTGAAGAGGTGCTAAAAGATACATTTGCAGCTTGCGGATATGATATAAAAACTCCATTTAGACGTATGAGTTATAAAGAGGCTACCGAGAAATACGGCTCAGATAAGCCTGATCTTCGCTACGATCTAGCTATGGTTGATGTGATTGACATATTTGCTCGCTCGTCAAATGAAATTTTTGCAAATATTGCAAAAGATCCTAAGAAAAACCGCATAAAAGCGCTTAAAGTGCCAAACGGAGATAATATATTTAGCAAGCGCGAGATGAATAGGTTTGAAGAATTCGTGCGCAAATTCGGAGCTCAAGGACTAGGATACTTCCAGATGAAAGAGGACGGATTAAAAGGTCCGCTTTGCAAATTCTTTGAAGAAAAAGACCTGCAAGAGATAGTTGATAGATGCGAGCTAAAGCTTGGCGACGTAGTATTTTTCGGCGCAGGAAAGAAAAAGATAGTGCTTGATTATATGGGAAGATTTAGAATTTTCCTAGCCGAGCAAATGGGTATCATCGATCAAGACAGAATGGAGTTTTTATGGGTGCTAGACTTCCCTATGTTTGAGCAAAACGACGACGGAAGCTACTCTGCGATGCACCACCCATTCACATGCCCTAAAAATATAGACGAAGAGGACTTGGAAGATATCCTATCCATAGCTCACGACGTTGTGCTAAACGGCTTTGAGCTAGGCGGAGGAAGCGTGAGAATCCACAAAAACGACGTTCAGCAAAAAGTCTTTAAACTTCTTGGCATAGATGAAGCGGAGCAAAGAGAGAAATTTGGCTTCCTGCTTGACGCGCTTAGCTTTGGAGCGCCGCCGCACGGAGGTATCGCGATCGGATTTGACCGCCTTGTGATGCTGGCAACCAAATCAACCAGCATTCGCGATGTGATCGCATTCCCTAAAACACAGCGCGCACAATGCCCTATGACAAAAGCGCCTAGCGAGGCAAATTCAGAACAACTTCGCGAGCTAGGACTGCGCCTAAGAGAAAAAACTAATTAA
- a CDS encoding adenylate kinase — protein sequence MKKLFLIIGAPGSGKTTDANLIAKGDDSFTHYSTGDLLRAEVASGSELGKLIDSYISKGNLVPLEVVVNAIISAIKSSKTPNVVLDGYPRSVEQMTELDKVLSAQNEILLKGVIEVDVSEDVARERVLGRARGADDNNEVFNNRMKVYLEPIGAIREFYSGKNLLHEINGERTIDEIVTDMRNLINSLL from the coding sequence ATGAAAAAACTATTTTTGATAATCGGAGCACCGGGAAGCGGCAAAACAACAGACGCAAATTTGATCGCAAAAGGCGATGATAGCTTTACTCACTACTCTACAGGCGATCTACTTCGCGCAGAAGTTGCAAGCGGAAGCGAGCTGGGCAAACTCATAGACAGCTACATATCAAAAGGAAATTTAGTCCCTCTTGAAGTGGTTGTAAATGCGATAATAAGCGCCATAAAAAGCTCAAAAACGCCAAACGTCGTGCTTGACGGATACCCTAGAAGCGTTGAGCAGATGACTGAACTTGATAAAGTTTTATCCGCCCAAAACGAGATCTTGCTAAAAGGCGTTATCGAAGTGGACGTTAGCGAAGATGTGGCTAGAGAGCGTGTGCTTGGACGTGCAAGAGGCGCTGATGATAACAACGAAGTATTTAACAATAGAATGAAAGTATATCTTGAGCCAATCGGCGCGATCCGCGAATTTTACTCAGGCAAAAATTTGCTTCACGAGATAAACGGCGAAAGAACGATCGATGAGATCGTAACAGATATGAGAAATTTGATAAATTCGCTTCTGTAA
- a CDS encoding YgiW/YdeI family stress tolerance OB fold protein, with product MLKKLTLSALLAGSLLASGGFTGTNNAAQNQGGFTGKGSATLVTIKEALNMRDGAPVILEGKIKSQIRSDDYEFVGRSGETIEIEIDNHVWKGVTVDENTPIRITGKVDKDLMKTTIDVKSVEIIK from the coding sequence ATGCTTAAAAAACTTACACTATCAGCTCTTCTAGCAGGCTCGCTTTTGGCAAGCGGAGGATTTACAGGCACAAATAACGCCGCACAAAACCAAGGCGGCTTCACAGGCAAAGGAAGTGCGACGCTAGTCACTATCAAAGAAGCTCTTAATATGAGAGACGGAGCGCCGGTCATTCTTGAAGGCAAGATCAAATCTCAAATCAGATCAGATGATTATGAATTTGTCGGCAGAAGCGGTGAGACAATCGAAATCGAGATAGATAACCATGTCTGGAAGGGCGTAACCGTAGATGAAAACACGCCTATAAGAATTACAGGAAAAGTTGATAAAGACCTCATGAAAACAACTATCGACGTAAAATCTGTCGAGATAATCAAATAA
- the ppa gene encoding inorganic diphosphatase, whose protein sequence is MDISKIKAGSNPDKINAVIEIPYGSNIKYEICKDSGAVFVDRVLYSAMFYPANYGFVPNTLAEDGDPADILVLNEYPLQAGSVIPCRLIGVLVMEDEAGMDEKLLAVPVSKIDPRYDAIKSYKDLPEATLNKIRNFFETYKMLEPNKWVKVKEFKCADTAKEILDKAIKSYK, encoded by the coding sequence ATGGATATATCAAAAATCAAAGCAGGCTCAAACCCTGATAAGATCAATGCCGTTATCGAGATCCCTTACGGCTCAAACATAAAATATGAAATTTGCAAAGACAGCGGCGCGGTTTTCGTCGATCGCGTGCTTTATTCGGCGATGTTTTACCCTGCAAACTACGGTTTCGTGCCAAATACCTTAGCAGAAGATGGCGATCCTGCCGATATCTTGGTGCTTAACGAGTATCCTTTGCAAGCGGGCAGCGTCATCCCTTGCCGTCTGATCGGAGTTCTTGTGATGGAAGATGAAGCAGGCATGGACGAAAAACTTCTTGCAGTGCCGGTTAGCAAGATAGATCCAAGATATGACGCTATAAAAAGCTACAAAGATCTTCCAGAAGCCACACTAAATAAGATAAGAAATTTCTTTGAGACCTACAAAATGCTTGAGCCAAACAAATGGGTGAAAGTAAAAGAGTTTAAGTGTGCCGATACGGCAAAAGAAATTTTAGATAAAGCCATAAAAAGCTATAAATAA